From Orenia marismortui DSM 5156, one genomic window encodes:
- a CDS encoding ABC transporter permease, translating into MFVRMLKSAFTRGLKSKFLAILAITFGASLATAMLSVSLDVGDKMNQELKSYGSNIVVVPESESLPVEIDGVDLDIQGADKDYISEEDVSMIKVIFWRHNIVNLAPYLKVNASVEGEQIPVIGTWFDDKIKIPTGERFRFGIKELKSWWKIDGNWIKDGKDKNQVMVGEKLAHKFDLKVGDTISLDFAKGEGVVAKEVKVVGLINSGDKAENQIYLPLDFLQRSVDLEDKVDKIEVSALTTPVNELARKAQADPEALTDEEFETWYCTAYVSSITFQIEEAIPGVVAKQVRQISESEGKVLGKIQLLMFLVTIASLISSGLGISSIMTTKVLERKKEIGLLKAIGASDFAVISLFVIEIILVGVIGGGLGYYLGIGFASLIGQQVFGMAIAVKLIVMPFILLLSVLVALLGSYSPLRIALKLEPAEVLHG; encoded by the coding sequence ATGTTTGTTAGAATGTTAAAAAGTGCTTTTACAAGAGGACTTAAATCGAAATTTTTGGCTATTTTAGCTATAACTTTTGGAGCATCTTTAGCTACAGCAATGTTAAGTGTATCTTTAGATGTTGGAGATAAGATGAACCAGGAGTTGAAATCTTATGGTTCTAATATAGTTGTAGTTCCTGAATCAGAATCATTACCAGTAGAAATTGATGGTGTTGATTTAGATATACAAGGAGCTGATAAAGATTATATTTCAGAAGAGGATGTATCAATGATTAAGGTAATCTTCTGGCGACATAATATAGTCAATTTAGCTCCTTATTTGAAGGTCAATGCAAGTGTTGAGGGAGAGCAGATACCTGTAATAGGTACTTGGTTTGATGATAAAATTAAGATTCCAACAGGAGAAAGATTCAGGTTTGGTATTAAGGAGCTTAAATCTTGGTGGAAGATAGATGGAAACTGGATTAAGGATGGTAAAGATAAGAATCAAGTCATGGTCGGCGAGAAGTTAGCCCATAAGTTTGATTTAAAGGTTGGTGACACTATTAGTTTAGATTTTGCTAAAGGAGAAGGTGTAGTTGCTAAAGAGGTGAAGGTAGTTGGACTTATCAATAGTGGGGATAAGGCAGAGAATCAGATTTATCTACCACTTGATTTCTTACAGAGGTCAGTAGATTTAGAGGATAAAGTTGATAAAATAGAGGTAAGTGCTTTAACTACACCAGTCAATGAGTTGGCAAGAAAGGCTCAAGCAGATCCTGAAGCATTGACTGATGAAGAATTTGAAACTTGGTACTGTACAGCATATGTTAGCTCAATAACTTTTCAGATAGAAGAGGCTATTCCTGGAGTTGTAGCAAAACAGGTTCGCCAAATTTCAGAATCAGAAGGAAAAGTTCTAGGTAAGATTCAATTATTGATGTTCCTAGTAACTATAGCTTCATTGATCAGCTCTGGATTAGGAATTTCAAGTATTATGACTACTAAAGTATTAGAACGGAAGAAAGAGATTGGATTATTAAAGGCTATTGGGGCTAGTGATTTCGCAGTTATATCATTATTTGTAATTGAAATTATATTGGTTGGAGTTATTGGTGGAGGATTAGGATATTACTTAGGCATTGGTTTTGCAAGCTTGATTGGACAGCAGGTATTTGGGATGGCTATTGCTGTTAAGTTGATAGTAATGCCATTTATCTTATTATTATCAGTGCTAGTTGCTTTGCTTGGTAGTTACTCTCCATTAAGGATTGCACTAAAATTGGAACCTGCTGAAGTATTACATGGTTAA
- a CDS encoding DUF2325 domain-containing protein has product MSIVIVGGDKLGNIPTELNKLGFDKIEHISGRKSYKIQLTTNADMVLVLTDYISHNLCKNVKCKAKECDVPVLFCRRSWSCIYKKLNICGFLN; this is encoded by the coding sequence ATGTCGATTGTGATTGTAGGAGGGGATAAATTGGGAAATATCCCTACTGAACTCAATAAACTGGGTTTTGATAAGATAGAACATATTAGTGGTAGAAAATCTTATAAGATTCAGTTGACTACAAATGCAGATATGGTATTGGTTCTAACCGACTATATTAGCCACAATTTATGCAAGAATGTAAAGTGTAAGGCTAAGGAGTGTGATGTTCCAGTTTTATTCTGTCGTCGTTCATGGTCTTGTATCTATAAAAAGTTAAATATTTGTGGTTTTTTGAATTAA
- a CDS encoding thioredoxin family protein: MKVTVYGGGCKNCITLADNAKAAAKELGIDIELEKVTDMAEIAMAGIMKTPGLAIDGRVKVKGRVATKDEIKKLLR, from the coding sequence ATGAAGGTTACTGTTTATGGTGGTGGATGTAAGAACTGTATTACTTTAGCTGATAATGCTAAGGCTGCAGCTAAAGAGTTAGGAATTGATATTGAGTTAGAGAAGGTTACTGATATGGCTGAAATCGCAATGGCTGGGATTATGAAGACACCTGGGTTAGCGATTGATGGAAGGGTTAAGGTGAAAGGCAGAGTAGCTACTAAAGATGAAATTAAAAAGTTACTTAGATAA
- a CDS encoding DUF2164 domain-containing protein, with the protein MLELSREEKNRLINEIQGFFYDERGEEIGIIAGESVLDFFLEELGSLIYNKALDDSKLWFSNKLENIEIDYDLLYQNINSKR; encoded by the coding sequence ATTTTAGAATTATCAAGAGAAGAAAAGAATAGATTAATTAATGAGATTCAAGGTTTTTTCTATGATGAAAGAGGAGAAGAGATTGGAATTATTGCTGGTGAAAGTGTACTAGATTTTTTCTTAGAAGAATTAGGTTCTTTAATTTACAATAAGGCTTTGGATGATTCAAAGCTTTGGTTTAGCAATAAGTTAGAGAATATAGAGATAGATTATGATTTGTTATATCAAAATATTAATTCAAAAAGATAA
- a CDS encoding Fur family transcriptional regulator, translating to MEKTLKNLKSILAANNYKLTSQRKLILDILLNNEGEHLSAEEVYNIVKKEDPGIGLATVYRTLELFCELGITQQLNFDDNCRRYELDTGEDHHHHLVCSKCGKVTEFNDKILEEFEKDLQIKHKFKVTDHRIKFYGYCEECQ from the coding sequence ATGGAAAAAACATTGAAGAATTTAAAAAGCATATTGGCTGCAAATAATTATAAGCTTACTTCACAGAGAAAATTAATTTTAGATATTCTATTAAATAATGAAGGTGAGCATTTAAGTGCAGAAGAAGTTTATAATATTGTAAAAAAAGAAGATCCTGGAATTGGGTTAGCAACAGTCTATAGAACTTTAGAGTTGTTTTGTGAATTGGGAATTACACAACAGTTAAATTTTGATGATAATTGCCGTCGCTATGAGTTAGATACAGGTGAAGATCACCATCATCATTTAGTCTGTTCTAAATGTGGTAAAGTGACAGAGTTTAATGATAAAATATTAGAAGAATTTGAAAAAGATCTACAAATTAAACATAAGTTTAAAGTAACAGATCATAGAATCAAATTTTATGGCTATTGTGAAGAGTGTCAATAA
- a CDS encoding iron transporter, whose protein sequence is MKLRKSMITLVMLMAILVSIGVNTYAFTEYPIGEAKEVNYMQIAAVYFQSVPMEPNDKAGLAVNESDLHIEADIAALLDNPYGIPFGAWVPYLTVDYKLENVDTGEVQEGTFMPMVASDGPHYGANVKMMGIGNYRLTYIIHSPAKQDFLQHVDKTTGVDKRFWKKPIKVEWDFTYTGNI, encoded by the coding sequence ATGAAATTAAGAAAATCTATGATAACTTTAGTGATGTTAATGGCTATATTAGTAAGTATAGGAGTCAATACATATGCATTTACAGAATATCCAATTGGAGAAGCAAAGGAAGTTAATTACATGCAGATTGCAGCAGTATACTTCCAATCAGTACCAATGGAACCAAATGATAAGGCTGGCTTAGCTGTAAATGAATCTGATCTTCATATTGAAGCAGATATTGCTGCATTATTAGATAATCCATATGGTATTCCTTTTGGAGCTTGGGTTCCATATTTAACAGTAGACTATAAATTAGAAAATGTAGATACTGGTGAAGTACAAGAAGGCACTTTCATGCCAATGGTAGCTAGTGATGGACCTCATTATGGTGCAAACGTTAAGATGATGGGAATTGGTAATTACAGGCTTACTTACATTATACACTCACCAGCTAAACAAGATTTTCTACAACATGTTGATAAGACAACTGGTGTAGATAAGAGATTCTGGAAGAAGCCTATCAAAGTTGAGTGGGACTTCACTTATACAGGAAATATTTAA
- a CDS encoding amidase domain-containing protein codes for MFILISIKKRLLILFILFFLICGLGAYSKIFYTKTSTVVTGENLTEFLKLKIQEIFDTRNKSLLNQNNNILKKLYNRENKTGIWAYEHAFKKMKYLHQWSNKQGVEFKNIDSQIILRRIKKKQDRFSVTLLVSTKYQYTYIDSPKKYNTFRIGTYHVLDLIPQEDRLVIAKEWYRDPFADSLHLNKSKNNRVKEKILSEKAKDLSKLNPRRLKALEYLNQYCGAANPPDKGFKYNNKYRNYNYQGGDCANFASQVLYEGGKFKKNSIWNYSQGSGSKAWVNAHSFNRYMIYSNRASKIAHGNYEQILKYSYKLLPGDYIGYEKKGKVVHISVISGFDSKGYALVNCHNADRYRVPWDLGWSDRGIKFWLVRVHY; via the coding sequence ATGTTTATCTTAATAAGCATTAAAAAAAGGTTATTAATATTGTTTATACTCTTTTTTCTAATTTGTGGGCTAGGAGCATATTCAAAAATTTTTTATACTAAAACATCTACTGTAGTTACAGGTGAAAATTTGACTGAATTTTTAAAACTAAAGATACAAGAGATCTTTGACACACGTAATAAATCTCTGTTAAATCAAAATAATAATATTCTTAAAAAACTATATAATAGAGAAAATAAAACTGGAATTTGGGCTTATGAGCATGCATTTAAGAAGATGAAATACTTGCATCAATGGTCCAATAAACAAGGGGTTGAATTTAAAAATATAGATTCTCAAATCATTCTAAGACGAATTAAAAAGAAGCAAGACAGATTTTCAGTAACTCTTCTAGTCTCCACAAAATACCAATACACCTATATCGATTCACCAAAAAAATATAATACTTTTAGAATTGGAACATACCATGTTTTAGATTTAATTCCTCAAGAAGATAGATTAGTTATAGCAAAAGAATGGTATAGAGATCCTTTTGCAGACTCTTTACACTTGAATAAATCTAAAAATAATAGAGTAAAAGAAAAAATCCTTTCAGAAAAAGCTAAAGATTTATCAAAGCTAAACCCAAGAAGATTAAAAGCTTTAGAATACCTCAATCAATATTGTGGTGCTGCTAATCCCCCTGACAAAGGTTTCAAATACAATAATAAGTATAGAAATTATAATTACCAAGGGGGCGATTGTGCCAATTTTGCTTCCCAAGTACTATATGAAGGCGGAAAGTTTAAGAAAAATAGCATATGGAATTATTCTCAAGGCTCTGGTAGTAAAGCATGGGTCAATGCTCATTCCTTTAATCGCTATATGATCTATAGCAATAGAGCATCCAAGATTGCTCATGGAAATTATGAACAAATATTAAAATATTCTTATAAATTATTACCTGGAGATTACATAGGCTATGAAAAAAAGGGAAAAGTTGTTCATATCTCCGTTATCTCTGGATTTGACTCTAAAGGATATGCCTTGGTAAATTGTCATAATGCAGACCGCTATAGAGTTCCTTGGGACTTAGGATGGAGTGATAGAGGAATAAAATTTTGGCTAGTTCGTGTACATTATTAA
- a CDS encoding permease, producing MIEWFADLVIYNWLNFSEGTRLGESVHFFFYDTIKIIILLSIMIFFISILRSFFPPEKTKKLLSNRGKFVGNFLASTLGVVTPFCSCSSVPIFIGFIESGVPLGITFSFLITSPIVNEVALVMLYSLFGWKIGTLYLISGIVVGVAGGMIIGSMGLESEVEEYVYQIQIEDDEIEELTWEQRIDYARGEVKDIVGRVWKYVLVGIGIGALIHGYAPAEVLAKYAGQGNPLAVIVAVLVGIPLYSNAMGTIPIAQALLDKGVALGTALSFMMATTALSLPEMIILRKVIKPKLIAIFITVVGIAIIGVGYMFNWVM from the coding sequence ATGATAGAGTGGTTTGCAGATTTAGTGATTTATAATTGGCTTAATTTTAGTGAAGGGACTCGCTTAGGTGAGTCAGTACACTTCTTCTTTTATGATACAATTAAGATTATAATTTTATTAAGTATAATGATATTTTTCATCTCAATTTTAAGAAGTTTCTTTCCACCTGAGAAGACTAAGAAGTTATTAAGTAATCGAGGTAAGTTTGTAGGTAACTTTTTGGCATCAACTTTAGGGGTAGTAACTCCTTTTTGCTCCTGCTCTTCAGTCCCAATTTTTATAGGATTTATTGAATCTGGTGTACCTTTGGGTATTACTTTCTCATTCTTAATTACTTCACCAATCGTTAATGAGGTGGCTTTAGTAATGTTATATTCATTATTTGGTTGGAAGATAGGAACACTATATTTAATCAGTGGAATAGTTGTTGGAGTAGCTGGTGGAATGATTATAGGAAGTATGGGCTTAGAGTCTGAAGTAGAAGAGTATGTATATCAAATTCAAATTGAAGATGATGAAATAGAGGAATTAACCTGGGAGCAGAGAATTGACTATGCCAGGGGAGAAGTAAAGGATATTGTAGGTCGAGTGTGGAAGTATGTTCTAGTTGGAATTGGAATTGGAGCTTTAATTCATGGTTATGCACCAGCAGAGGTATTGGCCAAATATGCAGGACAAGGAAATCCCTTAGCGGTAATAGTAGCGGTATTAGTAGGTATTCCTCTTTATTCTAATGCTATGGGAACAATTCCAATTGCTCAAGCACTTTTAGATAAAGGTGTAGCTTTAGGAACTGCATTGAGCTTTATGATGGCTACTACAGCATTATCATTGCCAGAGATGATTATCTTACGTAAAGTCATCAAGCCTAAGTTAATAGCAATCTTTATTACTGTAGTAGGGATAGCTATTATAGGGGTAGGATATATGTTTAATTGGGTTATGTAA
- a CDS encoding FTR1 family iron permease: MKNKFNKLLLTFCMLAILVLSFNTNTYAASWHEVREDIKIRINKGLDLYEEGNLEKAKKSITDAYFIPFEGKEMEQAIQRYIGGQNAFKVEYMFSQIKKLMDKGADKHKVKALSDRLLKELDAYATKLDELAPREDDSPFAKFLYSFMIILREGFEAILVIGAILAYLIKSGNEDKAKTVYNSSFVAIIASILTAFLFKYVFHISGLGQELLEGITMLLAMVVLFSVSFWLISKVEAKKWDEYIKGKVKDSLATGNSWALWSAVFLAVYREGAETVLFYQALFAKTDKSAYGMIGLGFLVGCVALAIIYMIVKKGSMKLPLKPFFVVTSGLLYYLAFVFAGQGIRELQEASVIGVTKIEGFPTISWLGVYPTWQTLSLQIVLVIIAVIALVYSFNGSKQKV, encoded by the coding sequence TTGAAAAATAAATTTAATAAGTTATTACTAACTTTTTGCATGTTAGCTATATTAGTATTAAGTTTTAATACTAATACTTATGCAGCTTCTTGGCATGAGGTTAGAGAAGACATTAAAATTAGAATCAATAAAGGTCTAGACCTTTATGAAGAAGGTAATTTAGAGAAGGCAAAAAAGAGTATTACTGATGCTTACTTTATTCCTTTTGAAGGTAAAGAGATGGAACAGGCTATTCAGCGTTATATAGGTGGTCAGAATGCTTTTAAAGTTGAGTATATGTTCAGCCAAATTAAGAAATTAATGGACAAAGGAGCTGACAAACATAAAGTTAAAGCATTATCAGATAGGTTACTTAAAGAATTAGACGCTTATGCTACTAAGCTAGATGAATTAGCTCCAAGGGAGGATGACAGTCCTTTTGCTAAGTTTCTATATTCTTTTATGATTATCTTAAGAGAAGGGTTTGAAGCTATCTTAGTCATCGGTGCTATACTTGCTTATTTAATCAAATCTGGCAACGAAGATAAGGCTAAGACAGTATATAACAGTAGCTTTGTAGCTATTATAGCAAGTATTCTAACTGCTTTTCTATTCAAGTATGTATTCCATATTAGTGGTTTAGGTCAAGAGTTACTTGAAGGGATTACAATGTTATTGGCAATGGTGGTATTATTCTCAGTTAGCTTCTGGTTGATTAGCAAGGTAGAGGCTAAAAAATGGGATGAGTATATTAAAGGTAAGGTCAAAGATTCTTTGGCTACTGGAAATAGCTGGGCTTTATGGTCAGCCGTATTTTTGGCAGTTTATCGTGAGGGGGCAGAGACAGTACTTTTTTACCAAGCTTTATTCGCTAAGACTGACAAGAGTGCTTATGGTATGATTGGTTTAGGTTTTTTAGTTGGCTGTGTGGCTTTGGCGATTATTTACATGATAGTCAAGAAGGGAAGTATGAAGTTGCCACTTAAACCATTCTTTGTAGTAACTAGTGGGTTGCTTTATTATCTTGCTTTCGTATTTGCAGGACAAGGAATTAGAGAATTGCAAGAAGCATCTGTTATTGGAGTAACTAAGATTGAAGGATTTCCAACTATAAGTTGGTTAGGAGTTTATCCTACATGGCAGACATTAAGCTTACAAATAGTCTTAGTTATAATAGCTGTGATTGCGTTAGTGTATTCTTTTAATGGAAGTAAGCAAAAAGTTTAA
- a CDS encoding SulP family inorganic anion transporter: MVKRMKESFNRQMVKDDVLSGLTVALALIPESVAFAFVAGVSPIISLQTAVIIGLIAATFTGRPGMISSSTAALSVVFASLIAQHGLEYLFATVVLMGIIQIVIGVFKLGKYARMIPYPVMLGFLNGLSIVMFLAQWEQFKVKKIVMVDGVEMIQKVWLPRSDMLIMLLFVAFTMAIIHFVPKLTKAVPSSLVAIVIMTIIAVLLDKNGYHLRNVQDFAGMELKGGLPKFHIPQVKISLDMLKIIFPYALIGGLAGLTEAVLTLRVIDEMTDTRGHTNKECIAQGIANTINGFFGGMGGDAMIGQSIINIKSGGRTRLSGLVAASGLMMFIMFGSSFVNVIPLASLVGVMFMVVVGTFKWESLKYGKKIPKEDIIVVVAVTLITVLVDLATAVIIGVILSALIFAWQKGKAIQVNKRNSHCGSKVYEVDGPLFFGSVLEFKDLFDIKEDPDNIIIDFKNSRVMDHSAIEAINSITEKYFNQGKKIILRHLSEDCQLLLKNAESIIEVNIEDPHYHVADDLL, encoded by the coding sequence ATGGTAAAAAGAATGAAAGAGAGTTTTAATCGACAGATGGTTAAAGATGATGTTTTATCTGGATTGACAGTAGCTTTAGCGTTGATTCCAGAGTCAGTAGCTTTTGCATTTGTGGCAGGGGTGAGTCCGATTATCAGTTTGCAAACTGCTGTTATTATTGGGCTGATAGCAGCTACCTTTACTGGAAGACCAGGGATGATCAGTTCATCTACAGCTGCACTTTCAGTTGTATTTGCTTCATTAATTGCTCAACATGGTTTAGAGTATCTTTTTGCTACAGTAGTTTTAATGGGAATTATTCAAATAGTAATAGGGGTTTTTAAGTTAGGAAAATATGCACGAATGATACCTTATCCAGTAATGCTTGGCTTTTTGAATGGATTATCGATAGTGATGTTTTTGGCTCAATGGGAACAGTTTAAAGTAAAGAAGATAGTGATGGTAGATGGTGTTGAGATGATACAGAAGGTTTGGCTACCTAGATCAGATATGCTAATAATGCTTTTGTTTGTAGCCTTTACTATGGCAATTATTCATTTTGTTCCTAAATTGACTAAAGCAGTTCCTTCAAGCTTAGTAGCTATTGTTATAATGACAATTATTGCAGTTCTTTTAGATAAAAATGGTTACCATCTAAGAAATGTACAAGACTTTGCAGGGATGGAGTTGAAAGGTGGATTACCTAAGTTTCATATACCACAAGTTAAGATAAGCTTGGATATGTTAAAGATTATCTTTCCTTATGCTTTAATTGGGGGCCTGGCAGGATTGACAGAGGCAGTACTTACCCTTAGAGTAATTGATGAAATGACAGATACTAGAGGTCATACTAATAAAGAATGTATCGCTCAAGGTATAGCAAATACTATTAATGGATTTTTTGGAGGAATGGGTGGAGATGCTATGATAGGTCAGTCCATTATCAATATTAAATCTGGTGGTCGAACAAGGTTATCAGGCTTAGTAGCAGCCTCAGGCTTAATGATGTTTATTATGTTTGGTTCAAGCTTTGTAAATGTTATTCCTCTGGCAAGTTTAGTAGGAGTTATGTTTATGGTTGTAGTAGGAACCTTTAAGTGGGAAAGCTTAAAGTATGGTAAGAAGATACCTAAAGAAGATATTATAGTAGTAGTAGCAGTTACTTTAATTACAGTGTTGGTAGATTTAGCTACAGCAGTAATTATAGGAGTAATCTTATCAGCTTTAATATTTGCTTGGCAAAAGGGAAAAGCTATACAAGTAAATAAAAGAAATAGCCACTGTGGCTCTAAAGTATATGAAGTAGATGGACCACTATTTTTTGGTTCTGTACTAGAGTTTAAAGATTTATTTGATATTAAAGAAGATCCTGATAATATTATAATTGATTTTAAAAATTCTAGAGTAATGGATCATTCAGCTATTGAAGCTATTAATTCTATAACAGAAAAGTATTTTAATCAAGGTAAAAAAATTATTTTACGCCATCTTAGTGAAGATTGTCAATTACTTTTAAAAAATGCTGAAAGTATTATCGAAGTTAATATAGAAGATCCGCACTATCATGTAGCTGATGATTTATTATAA
- a CDS encoding DUF2318 domain-containing protein yields the protein MLETLALTLGDSLELAILSGLLFGFIYKIQRKKLNNYGYSGLAMAFLFSALLVYSLNHLRIAKEIEIFLSFSGFILTIVMIGWIYYQSAKYRKESNNQNLINRESSLFSDINIFLFTLYLGVKFETRIFLFPKEMTKSDMLTTGFNTDLLLQYSGGVLGVLLGLVFAFTLVKAHKKLTAVASRNLIILVYLINLVRLGILSFYGFIVKGFITATPKLISKLAPLYNNIDHFFYILIVIIVISLFINLFKKESLVDLTELNPAEGRKIKAEFKNKIFWSKAGIVVLLFCISLLGINYIYANQEVELVPAIATEPVDGQFIISKADLEDEEIHRYSYETESGTIIKFFLIKKTEDAYGVVYDACEICGVAGYYQREDEIVCKRCDVVMNKMTINFPGGCNPIPLPYGVDKDNIRINLKELLQREEFFAK from the coding sequence ATGTTAGAAACCTTAGCTTTAACCTTAGGTGATAGTTTAGAATTAGCAATTTTAAGTGGGTTATTATTCGGATTTATATATAAAATTCAAAGGAAGAAATTAAATAACTATGGTTATAGTGGATTAGCTATGGCGTTTTTATTTAGTGCTTTATTAGTTTATTCATTGAATCATTTAAGAATTGCAAAGGAGATCGAAATTTTCTTATCCTTTAGTGGATTTATCTTGACTATAGTCATGATTGGATGGATTTATTATCAAAGTGCTAAATATAGAAAAGAATCTAATAACCAGAATTTGATTAATCGGGAGAGCTCTTTATTCTCAGATATTAATATCTTCTTATTTACTTTATACTTAGGAGTAAAGTTTGAAACTAGAATCTTTTTATTTCCAAAAGAGATGACCAAAAGTGACATGCTGACAACTGGCTTTAATACTGATCTATTATTACAGTACTCTGGTGGTGTTTTAGGAGTGCTTCTAGGATTAGTTTTCGCCTTTACTTTAGTTAAAGCTCATAAGAAGTTGACAGCAGTAGCTAGTCGGAACCTGATTATTTTAGTTTATCTTATTAATTTAGTACGATTAGGTATTTTAAGTTTTTATGGATTTATAGTTAAAGGCTTTATTACAGCAACTCCAAAGCTTATCTCTAAATTAGCTCCACTTTATAATAATATTGATCATTTCTTTTATATTTTAATAGTAATAATAGTTATTTCTTTATTTATCAATCTATTCAAGAAAGAAAGCTTAGTGGACCTGACAGAGTTAAATCCTGCTGAAGGCAGAAAGATTAAAGCAGAATTTAAGAATAAAATTTTCTGGTCTAAGGCAGGGATAGTAGTACTATTATTCTGTATATCATTATTAGGAATAAATTATATCTATGCTAATCAGGAGGTAGAGTTGGTTCCTGCTATAGCTACAGAGCCAGTCGATGGTCAATTTATTATTTCTAAGGCAGATTTAGAAGATGAGGAGATACATCGTTACTCTTATGAAACAGAATCAGGAACAATAATCAAATTTTTCTTAATTAAGAAGACCGAAGATGCTTATGGTGTTGTGTATGATGCTTGTGAAATCTGTGGAGTAGCAGGCTATTATCAACGTGAAGATGAGATAGTATGTAAGCGGTGTGATGTAGTGATGAATAAGATGACCATCAACTTCCCTGGAGGATGTAATCCAATTCCTTTACCTTATGGAGTTGATAAAGATAATATCAGAATTAATCTTAAGGAATTATTACAGAGAGAGGAATTCTTTGCGAAGTAG
- a CDS encoding NAD(P)/FAD-dependent oxidoreductase, with protein sequence MQMEEYDIIIVGAGPAGMSAAINAKARNKSVAIFEGGQIAKKIDWAPHVNNYLGFSNVTGPELAEAYIKHVEDLEIPIIKQKVVKAFPMGEKFMVTTNGENYQAKKLILALGVIQQARLKGEEEYIGKGISYCATCDGMLYKGKDVMVISDSAHHEEEANFLADICENVYYVAQYKEIEDLDERIQVVEGKVEEIAGEDMANQVKLTTGTYDVSCVFILRETVPPTEIVDGLELASKKYIKVNRKFETNISGVYAAGDCTGEPLQISKATGEGQVAALNAVKEIGK encoded by the coding sequence ATGCAAATGGAAGAGTATGATATCATTATTGTTGGAGCAGGGCCAGCAGGAATGTCAGCAGCTATTAATGCTAAAGCTCGCAATAAGAGTGTTGCTATCTTTGAAGGTGGACAGATAGCTAAGAAGATTGACTGGGCGCCTCATGTAAACAATTACTTAGGTTTTAGTAATGTTACTGGACCTGAATTGGCAGAAGCTTATATTAAACATGTTGAGGATTTGGAAATTCCTATTATTAAGCAGAAAGTAGTCAAAGCTTTCCCAATGGGTGAAAAGTTTATGGTAACTACTAATGGAGAGAATTATCAAGCTAAGAAATTAATTTTAGCTTTAGGAGTAATACAACAAGCTAGATTAAAGGGTGAAGAAGAGTACATAGGTAAGGGTATCAGTTATTGTGCTACTTGTGATGGAATGTTATATAAGGGTAAAGATGTTATGGTGATTAGTGATAGTGCTCACCATGAAGAAGAGGCTAATTTCTTAGCAGATATCTGTGAAAATGTTTATTATGTAGCCCAATATAAAGAGATTGAAGATTTAGATGAAAGAATTCAGGTTGTAGAGGGCAAGGTTGAAGAGATAGCTGGAGAAGATATGGCTAATCAGGTCAAATTAACTACAGGTACTTACGATGTTTCTTGTGTATTCATCTTAAGAGAGACAGTACCACCTACTGAGATAGTTGATGGATTGGAATTAGCGAGTAAGAAATATATCAAAGTTAATAGAAAGTTTGAAACAAATATTTCGGGAGTATATGCAGCAGGTGATTGTACTGGTGAGCCATTACAGATCAGTAAGGCTACAGGAGAAGGTCAAGTTGCAGCATTAAATGCGGTTAAAGAGATAGGGAAGTAA